One genomic window of Salvelinus alpinus chromosome 9, SLU_Salpinus.1, whole genome shotgun sequence includes the following:
- the LOC139530521 gene encoding putative nuclease HARBI1 isoform X1 produces MKAQNCVFLSALTMACPFVRDVVDEEALVLRRAFRRERVFRDRLDPLAFPDDHLYERYRFSADGIRYLCRLLGPRIKHRTARSHALSVEQMVCVALRFFASGAFLYSVGDAEQLNKATICRTIRSVCLAIKALADVFISFPGHRRLCDIKEEFYRIAGFPNVIGAVDCTHIRIKAPSGAHEADFVNRKSFHSINVQMVCNADCVISNVVAKWPGSVHDSRIFRASEIYQCLSQGEFSGVLLGDRGYDCQPFLLTPFTDPQEAQQAYNHAHARTRARVEMTFGLLKARFHCLHKLRVSPVRACDITVACAVLHNVACLRKERAPRVPPAMDWDNPAIFPDDDSGRLLRDQYVLNYFS; encoded by the exons atgaaggcccaaaattgtgtgttcctttctgctctgacaatggcatgcccattcgtgcgagatgtggtggatgaagaagcacttgtgctgaggagagccttcaggcgagaaagggtcttcagggaccggttggacccactggccttccctgatgaccatctatatgaaagatacaggttttctgcagatggcatcaggtatctatgcagactactgggtcccaggattaagcaccgcactgcacggagccatgcactgagtgtggagcaaatggtttgtgtggccttgcgcttctttgctagtggagccttcctgtactcagtgggggatgcagaacagctgaacaaggccacaatttgccgcacaataaggagtgtgtgtctggctatcaaagcattagcagatgtcttcatctccttccctggccacagaagactctgtgacatcaaagaggagttctataggattgcag gtttccccaatgtcattggtgcagtggactgcacacacataaggataaaagccccctcaggtgcccatgaggccgattttgtgaataggaaatcctttcacagcattaatgttcag atggtctgcaatgctgactgtgtgatcagcaatgttgtggcaaaatggcctggctcagtccatgactccagaatctttcgggcctctgaaatctatcagtgcctatcacaag gtgaattctctggtgtgttgctgggagacagggggtatgactgccagccttttctcctgacacctttcacagacccccaggaagcacagcaggcctacaaccatgcccatgccaggaccagggccagagttgaaatgacctttggcctcctgaaggcacgctttcactgccttcacaaattaagggtcagccctgttagggcatgtgatattactgtggcttgtgctgtcctccacaatgtggcctgcctgaggaaggagagggcccccagagtgccaccagccatggactgggacaatccggcaatcttccctgatgacgacagtggtcggctgctgagggaccaatatgtgttgaattattttagttag
- the LOC139530521 gene encoding myb/SANT-like DNA-binding domain-containing protein 4 isoform X2 has protein sequence MATRAAYFSPSEAQILMEAYEEVKDIIKKKGNTATVIKQREKAWQSIADRLNALNMNGPKRTWQQVKIKYKNILQNAVKKNTHRQGTGGGSPKADLTPAEDMALELNKSRPVLEGIPGGKETSIGSSQDATRFIQVSGSTVFLLEPPAQAPDDADPGEGPSAAATAHDGDDDEEETISLDSRRHEDPDAIQWENQPGNISSQAIRKLYGNHLRRQIELADIDIQYKKKKMENLALESEIKKRTIRKLDLEIKKLERELQEDDTAQNKN, from the exons atggcaactagagccgcgtacttttccccgtcggaagcacaaatcctcatggaggcatacgaggaggtaaaagatataattaagaagaaaggcaacaccgccacagtgataaagcaaagagaaaaagcgtggcaaagtattgcagaccgcctgaatgc attaaacatgaacgggccaaaacggacatggcagcaggtcaaaatcaaatacaagaacattctgcagaatg cagtgaaaaagaatacccacagacaaggcacgggtggtgggtcaccaaaggctgaccttaccccagcagaggacatggccttggagctaaataaaagcaggcccgtcttagaggggatccctggggggaaagagacgagcataggttcctcccaagatgccacccgcttcattcaag tgtctggcagcactgtgttcctgttagagccaccagcacaagcaccagacgatgctgatcca ggtgaaggccccagtgcagcagcaacagcacatgatggagacgatgatgaggaggagaccatctctctggattccagaaggcatgag gacccagatgctatacagtgggaaaaccagcctggcaacata agctcacaagctatcagaaagttgtatggcaaccacctccggcgccaaatagaactggcagacatagacattcagtacaagaagaaaaagatggaaaatcttgcactggagtccgaaataaaaaagaggacaattaggaaactggaccttgaaataaaaaaacttgagagggag ctccaagaagatgacacagctcaaaataaaaattag